The nucleotide window aagtgtaaagctcgccaccattggactctggagcagtggaaacgcgttctctggagtgatgaatcacgcttcaccatttggcagtctggcggacgaatctgggtttggcggatgccaggagaatgctacctgccgcAATtcttagtgccaactgtaaagtttggtgaaggaggaataatggtctggggctgtttttcatggtttgggctaggccccttagttccagtgaaggaaaatcgtaacactacagcatataatggcattctagacgattctgtgctttcaactttgtggcaaaagtttggggaaggccctttcctgtttcagcatggcaatgcccccgttcacaaagcgagatccatacagaaatggtttgtcgagatcggtgtgaaagaatttcactggcctgcacagagccctgacctcaaccccgtcgaacacatttgggatgaattggaacgcagactgtgagccagggctgatcgcccaacatcagtgcccgacctcactaatgcttgtggctaaatggaagcaagtctcagCAGCAATGTTCCGACACCTTGTGGAAAGCCTTGCCAGAAGAGTGGagcctgttatagcagcaaaggggagaccaagtcattaatgcccatgagtttgtaatgagatgtttgacgagcagttGCCCACATACTTCTGGTAATGTTGTGTATGTTGTACATGTCATGACTTGCATGACGGATTGTACTTCCAAAGCGTTACGTTGAGTGAAAAGAAAAACATTGGAGAGTTAAGTCCAATTGAAAGAATTGATACAATTTGTTATGTGCTTGTTGTTGTGTAATTAATTAATTATCTAAATGATGGTCAGCCCAAACAAATCATTCAGCTGTAGTAAATTACCATAAGATCTCAATTACATTTCCACCAAGGGCTCTGTCGTTTACAAAACATAATATCATATTGTGCACCTATTAAAGTAACAATGTATTTCATCATTATTCTGCATGATTATTAAAGGCTAATGTTAACATGGTCTATGCAAGGCTCTGAATGGTTTTATCAGCAGTGGAAAGAAAGGCCAAATAATATCTGCCATATTTGACAAATGTGAAATCAATATCAAGAGCAACACTAGCACTTTTCACCTTAGACAAGTTTAATGAAcctctataatatacagtatggtgttgtgtgcAAATTGATTGAATAACTTCAAGAAGCTATTTGTCATTGTTAAGCAATTCAACTTACCATACATCTCTTTGACTCAGTCTCCATTTATTATTGCACAGGTCTGAATGTGGGGTCTACAGTCCCATGTGCTTGGGACTAGGgactctattcaatcagatccacTTTAGCTGACACCCGCATAGCGAATGTTTTGGTGGTGTCAGAGATTGAACTGTGTTAAAGcggtcaaatccacaagcggctcctggAATTATACCTTTGCCATTGGCAAATGCACAAAGTCGCATaaagagaaatcccatgcagtCTTGTTTTCAAgttcgaacactggaatgtgagaacACTGgaatgtaatctacacctcgattaggctgatagaaacCCTCATTATTTTGTTTAATGATTTTAAATTTGAGCGTCATTATTTCTTTATAGCCTTCACTTTCTCGTTCTGAAATTCTAACACGAGTAGGAtgggtgtggcttcgtgacaatgatcaagagcagctgctcactgatttgacagctccaaaGCAGCTATACCACAGACACCgccggttaacgcttgatctgattgattCGAAAGTGATCCTACTGAAACAACAGTTTCACTAAGGAAGGGTGAGGATTGCCCCCTATTGGCCTATTACTGTTACCACATAAACAATTCCCCAAAaggtccatccatccatccatccatacatAGAGGGTATAGTTTGAACAATACATTTTATCATGTTATTGCAGAGTTatttattcaaataaatatgCAATGCATACACTTTGTTTTTCCATATTATTTCACATAAATATTCAAACAGGGTTTGTCCATGGTAGAGATGCCAAGGTTTAAATGCTTTTTCTGTTTTGTCTAACCAAAACAATATTACTATCTGGATCCACTGTTCTAAACACCGTTTTATGTCAGGGGTGACAATAGTGATACTCCAATTTATAATTGTCTGTGTTAACTCACTTTACTTTATAACGCTATATACTCTGTGTGTATAGCTAAATAATGTAACTTTATTGTGCCAGCTTCCAAGTCAAGAATTCACTAATATTCATAATAATCATAGTTAATAATATAGAATATTGAACATGTATTATTTACAATCTAAAAAATGTTACTGTGTGTCAGACGTAGGTTAAATTGTGAAAACATCTTGAAATATATAAAACTTTAGGGTTTAGACAAATATTTTGCAGATATAGAATAAAATTAATCTACTATGCTTTTTTTGTTGTCTAATCACACATTAGCAACGCTACTCTAAGTTCTGATGAAAATCGAAGGGAAACAGGCATGCAAGGTTATTACAGTCAATCATCCAAACATATAATATCAAATGGCATTCTGTACAAGGAGATCAGTCAGACTGTTTAGAAAGTAAAAGGATAGTCACCCCCTAATCAAagtttgtcagatgttttcaTAACTTCAAAGGTGAGCTATATTCCACACCATCTATTGTGTAGATCCTGCCCGCTATATTGCATTAGGAGAAATCTAAAAGCTACAAAATCCATATTAAGTGGAAAAATGTGTAACGTTTTTAGACAAAAAATGGCATGGAACTGAAACTATGCTAATCTTTTATAACAGACCATTATTGAGATATGAAATACTCTCACAAACTTTCGATGATTTGGgagtaaactatccctttaagtgcTGAGCAAGAAACAAGCCTTATGAGCCACAAAGATTCTTAACTCTCAATTACATTTAGACTAATAAAAAAAGATCAACTAAGATTAGTTGTCACATAATGTATTTCAAAAGTACACAGCATTACTATCTCTTTATGCATTTCCATGGTGACTCACATCGTCAGGTGTCTCACGATGGTTTGTCACCTTCTTTCTTCAGACGGCTGTGGAGGAAAATAACATTAataaactaaactcagcaaaaaaagaaacatccctttttcaggaccctgtctttcaaagataatttgtaaaaatccaaataccttcacagatcttcattgtaaaagtgtttaaacactgtttcccatgcttgttcaatgaaccatatacaattaatgaacacgcacctgtggaacggccgttaagacactaacagcttacagacggtaggcaattaaggtcacagttatgaaaacttaggacactaaagaggcctctCTACtaactgaaaaacaccaaaagaaagatgcccaggatccctgctcatctgcgtgaacgtgccttaggcatgctgcaaggaggcatgaggactgcagatgtggccagtgcaataaattgcaatgtccatactgtgagacgcctaagacagcgctacatggAGACAGGactgacagctgatcgtcctcgcagtggcagaccacgtgtaacaaccctgcacaggatcggtacatcagtACATCACAccagcgggacaggtacaggatggcaacaacaactgcccgagttacactaggaacgcacaatccctccatcagtgctcagactgtccgcaataggctgagagagacaggacctcaccagacatcaccggcaacaacgtcgcctatgggcacaaacccaccgtcgctggaacagacaggactggcaaaaagtgctcttcactgacaagtcgcggttttgtctcaccaggggtgatggtcggatttgcgtttatcgtcgaaggaatgagcgttacaccgaggcctgtactatggagcgagatcgatttggaggtggagggtccgtcatggtctggggcggtgtgtcacagcatcatcggactgagcttgatgtcattgcaggcaatctcaacgctgtgcgctacagggaagacattctcctccctcatgtggaacccttcctgcaggctcatcctgacatgaccctccagcatgacaatgccaccagccatactgctcgttctgtgcgtgatttcctgcaagacaggaatgtcagtgttctgccatggccagtgaagagcccggatctcaatcccattgagcacgtctgggatctgttggatcgaagggtgaggactagggccattccccccagaaatgtccgggaacttgcaggtgccttggtggaagagtggggtaacatctcacagcacgaactggcaaatctggtgcagtgcatgaggaggagatgcactgcagtacttaatgcagcaggtggccacaccagatactgactgttacttttgattttgacccccctttgatcaggaacacattattcaatttctgttagtcacatgtctgtggaacttgttcagtttgtctgttgttgaatcttattatgttcatacaaatatttaaacatgttaagtttgcagttgacagtgagaggacgtttctttttttgctgagtttattcaTGTTAGTGCAATAGTTCATCAATAAACCAAGATCCCACTTTTGTCTACTGATTTATGATATAATATTAGCTCATCAATAATCAAGATCCAACTTTGTCTAGTGATTTAAATTTTTCAGTAAATGCATAAATGAAAGCACTGTGTTCAGGtaaactgttgttgttgttgttattgttcagAGTTGGTAATCACCTCACCTGTAGTAATCCTCCTGTCCGGGCAGAGGCCCCCCGTGTTGTAGGTGGTGGTGTCCGTGTAGCCACTGCTGCTCCATGGCCAGCCTCTGCAACTCTGCTGACTGGGCGTGCATTGCCTGGAGCTGGTGGGCTGCAGACATCTGGGGGATGGGCCCCTGGAGCTCACGGGGGTACCCTGCTCCTGCAACAGCGGCATAGGCTGTTTGGATGTTGATCAAGGGGCACAAAACATCAGTGAGTCTTAGTCACCTCACAATCACAGAAATATAGTCTGAATACAGTGAATTGAAGGTGTGTGTATTCCCATATAGATAGTCAAGGTGAATGTTATTGTTCCTCACCAAACAGTGGGTGTCGCAACATGTCATGGTCGTGGGGCAGGTCGTTGAGCAGAGGGTTGGGGATGGGGCCTCCAGGGAAGGGGAAGCGGGCCAGACGGGGCCCAGGAGCCAGGGGATCCAGAGGGTGGGGCCCATTACCTGGGTGACAGTAACACACATCTAATGAGGCAGGAGAACAAACAATATATAAATTAACACATTTCATAAACATCAGTTAATATTGGGCAGGGGGACGAACAGTGCACACATATCAACTGATGACTACACTGGTAGGTAGACAGTAATACAGTGAGGGGAGTCAGCCTCTTCTCTCAACATTAAATAAGACTATCAAACAACATTAAATaagaatataaaaaatatatatataatacaaatcaaCTGTTCTTGTTTTTAAAACAATAATCAATGTgcgtacagtacacacacatacagtacacacatacagtacacatatacagtacacatatacagtacacacatatacagtacacacacatatacagtacacacacacatacagtacacacatatCCTGAAGATGAAACAAGACAGAATATAATTGAATAGAAGTGTCCTTACCCTCACCTTGGTTGAGTGGGTCCTGCTGATGTAGGTGCAGGTGTGAGTGGATGTGGGAGTGCTGGTGGTGATGCGGTGTGACGTTGAGCATCTGCAGCCTGGCGGCCGGGTCGTTAGCCACAGATGCCATCCTCTCAGCATGGAGCCTCTCAGCAGTCAGTCGCTCAGCGTAGCTCAGCTCCGGACGCATCTGGGGCCCGGCCAGGGCCAgtgcctgcctctccctctccaggTGGTTCTGCATGACCGGGTGGAAGTGGCCAAAGGGGTGGTGGGGCGGCCCAGCGATGTGCGGCAGGGCCAGGGCTCCATGTCTGGCAAAGTGCTCCATGGGGTTGGCTGATGGATGCATGGTCTCCATCTCCGGGGGCTTGACCTCGAAGCCAGGCTTCATCCTCTCGCGGAGCTCCCTCTCCCGGAGGTTACggagctccctctctctcaggctgGGCTCGGCGGCGTACAGGCCAGGCATGTGGTATGCCAGCAGAGGGTCCCCGGGGGACAGGGACACGAAGAAGGGGTGGTTGCGATTGGTGGGGGACATGACGTGGGGTCGGGCGTACTCACTGAGGGTGCGCAGGGCCGGGGTGTCGGGGCCGATGTAAGGGGGCACAGCGGCCACACTGGTGGGGGGCTGCTCGAAGGAGGAGCGCATGTGGACCTGGCCGGACATTTGGACATCACTCATACGGCTGTCGTGGGACGAGCTGGACGCtctctggaagaggaagaggctCATTTAGGTGGTTCAAATTTGCGAGAAAACAATGTATAGAGTCCTACAGGTATCCAAAACATCCAACTAATAACATTGTTGTACTAGTATATaataatcagtggtgtaaagtacttaagtcaaaatactttaaagtactactttagTAGTTATTTTttttgcctctgatctggcggactcactaaacacacagattatgtctgagtgttggagtatgcccctggctttccgtaaatttcaaaaacaagaaaatggtgccatttggtttgcttaaaataaggaatttgaaatgatttatacttttaattttacttttgatacttaagtatatttttgcaattacatttatttttgatacttaagtatattttaaaccaaatacttttagacttttactcaagtacaattttactgggtgacttttacttgagtaattttctattaaggtatctttacttttcctcaagtatgacagtttggtactttttccaccactggtaatAATATCATTGATAACATTGTTGTACTAGTATGTAATAATATAATTGATAACATTGTTGTACTAGTACGTAATAATATCATTGATAACATTGCTGAGATGCATAGATATCACGTCAGTTATGTCAAAGAAAAAAAGGAACAGGGAATATTACTCACAGCATTTTTGTCTTCCTgcctctctcgttccctctccctctctctgtccttctccctctctcgggCATTGTGCTCAGCCTCTCTCTTGGATCTCTCCacagcctcctctctcttcttgGCCAGCTTGGATGAGGCCAGGGGAGTGAAGAACAGGTCTGTTCTGGAGCACGAGTTGTAGCCACGGTCCAGGTGTTTGAAAAACCTGAAATGAATCAAACAGCAAATATAGCAATCACATAACAATATTGTTTGAGAACATATGTAATTCAGATGAACAACATCTGTTAACATTTGAGAAACACAATGGCCACAATTAACTGTGTAAAGGAGGCCCATCTTACAGGACTGTCTGGAGTGATGTCATGCAGTAAGTACCGTGCTGATTGGCTGGCATGACTGGCGATGTTGACAACCAAAGGTTCCGGTGAGGGACTTCTGGGTGGAGGGGGCGGACTCTCAAGCTCCTCACATTCATCCAATGGCTCCTCTTTAATCTGGACATGTGACCCTCCAATGACAATGGGGTTTCCAGGCGAGGGGCgcagggaggggaaggagggctGGAGACTAGGGACTGGACCCATGGTAGAGGGAGAAGAGGCAGAGAGGACAGGGTGCAAGGCTGAGGGGGCAGAGCAGGAGGGCAGGGAGGAGTGGGGGTGGGAGGAGTGGGGGTGGGAGTGGCTGCCTCTGCCAGGGAGGTTCTGCAGCTGCGTGAGCACGGGAGGCTGGGGTGGGAGTCCCTGCTGCATGGGCAGGGACTGGGGCATgagctggagggggggggggggggcaccggGAGGGTGCTGGTTGGGCAGGGAGTTGAGGGGCTTCAGTGCCGGAGGAGGGGGCAGGTTGGACGGCATCTGCGGGAAAGGGGGAGCAAGGGAAGAAGAGAGGTGTGGTGGCTGCTtgtgagatggagggatgggtgtGGTTGGGGGTGGTTTGATTTGGGGCCCGGAGGTGAGGGGGAGGGCCTGGGGGAAGAAGGGTTCCCTGGGAAAGTGAGGAGGGGGTCGCTGGGGGTGGGGGCACTGGGTGGGAGCACCATGGAGGGACAGGGGCTGGGTGGGAGGCAGAGAGCCAGGAGAAGGAAGAGGACCCTGGAATACAGGAGTTGGAGGATGGAAGGCCTGTCCCAGTGGAGGAGGGACGAGTGAGGGGCCagcgagagggtgagaggaggggggtgggggtcGGTTGTGTAGGGGACTTGTCTGATAGCTAACTGACTGACCAGCCTGAGCAGAGGTGGCTGAAGACTGGGGAGGCTCTGGGGAGGGGGTTGCCTGGGCCTGTACCTGGCCAGGCTCTGCAGAGGGAGAGGTACCCTGGGGAGGCAGGGATGTGTTTGAGCCTGCAACCTGTGGTGGAGGAACAATCTGTGGGGTCTGTGTTTCAGCCAGGGCAGCAGCAGGGGCACTGACGGTCTCTGCTGCTGCCTGGTGGGCACCCTGGAGGTGCTGGGCAGAGGAGTCGGAGTCACTCTCGTTGCCCTGGCGAGGGCTGGGGATGCTGGGGGAGGAGGAGCGGTTGTCCTGGTCGATGTCTTTGGTGTCGCTGCTGCCGTCGTCCTGGGCACTGCGGCTGTCTGAGcagctctcctcctccacctcacccCCCTCTGCCTCAGCCTCTCCATCGCCCTCCGACCGGCACTCTGCCTGTTCACCCTAAGAGGAGGATGGAGACACAAGGTTAGAATTGTTGGTCAGGGGAGGTTCTCATCATGCTAATGTTACCCAAAAAGAGCCACTGGATAGATCTAGTTACACCCAACAATGTAGCTCAGTGCAGGAAGATAAGACATTAACTAAAGAATAACGAGGCAGGCTGGTTTAGATCATTTTGCTTCTCTCTGATCTTGCACCTTGTAGCTGTCATTGCTTTCCTATTGTCTTACACTCTGTCTGACCTGCAGTGTCTTCGTCCTTTTAGTTGGTGTTCTCTCAGGCTCCTCTGGGTCCTGGGCTGCACTCTCCCTGGAACGTTTAGTACTCTTTGGTAGGGGCGCCTCTTCCTTTATCTTCTGTTAGATGGAAGGAATATAATTCACTTATTCAATTCAGTTCTACATGAATATACAACACATtaaaaagtatttggacaaaggGGAAGCCTTGGTCTGAATGGCAGAAATACAACTAGATGTTATGATTGTATATGATATTAGGTGTACTTAAATTCACAAATGCACCATTACTGTGCATTCAAATCTATTTCCCTAACTtcaaaaataatatatgtgtgtgaCTGTACCTTGCCAGGCTTCTTTGTGTTATCAGTCTTCTCTAAACAGGAGGTTCTGGATACGTTGGAGGTGGAGCTAGCTCCACTGGGGGCGGGAGAGGGATGGCTACTGGACTGCTGGTCTTCACTGGTAGGAGAGCCGGTCAGCCTCTTGTGGCCACTTCTTAATGAAGACAACTGGAGAGAGATACAACTTAGAGTAAGTATTGAAAGATATTATAACAACAATTGAGGGAGAAAGATAATGATGAGGGtggtagggaaagagagagagggtggtagggaaagagagagaggatggtagggaaagagagaggggatggtagagaaagatagagagggtggtagagaaagagagagagagagaggagtgtgggtGGCAGGGAGAAAGGGAGGTATACACAAGATGGGGCTAAGATGGGCGGTTCCCAGGCTTACCGGTGTTCTGCTGCGTCGCGTCCTCATGCCATGCTTCCCGttgccctcctcttcctctttgacaGGTTTGAACATGAAGGGAGGGTCAGCAGGCTTAGGGCCAGGCGGCAGGCGGCCATGTTTGTTGTAGTAGGTACGACAGGTGGTACACAGGAGGATGTTATCCCGGCCTCCGTGCTGCCAGTCCTTAGAGGCTGAAATTAAAGCATTGAATGGAATAAACTTTATTGATCACAAGAGGAGAAATTTGATTTGTCATCAACATAGGacagaaacatacagtacatcagaacCCATTGAACTGAGCACCGGTGGCTGGTGGAGCAAGTATGATACATGACATCAATGCACACCAATAGAATCAATGGGGGAAATAAAGAAACGGAGAGAGTTAAGCGATACTCACTGGTTGTGGCACAGTGTCCACAGGTGCCTTGCTCGCTGTCTTCACTGTCCAGGTCGTCCTCACTGGCTGAACTTATGTCCACTACAGGATTGAGAAGAGACCAGATTAAAGACTATACCCACTGCTATTCATTCAGACAAAGACTATACCCACTCCTATTGTGTTATCTACAGTTACTGGACTAGACGATAGAAACAGACccttagtttcagaatgggtggcaaggaataagttagtgctaaatatttaaaaaactaaaagcattgaaTTTGAGACAAATCATTCaataaaccctaaacctcaactaaatattgtaataaataatgtggaaattgagcaagttgaggtgacaaAACTGCTTgcttgtcatggtcaaaacatactgatacaacagtagctaaaatggggagaagtaTTTCCATAaggcgctgctctaccttcttgacagcactgtcaacaaggcaggtcctacagtctctctagttttgtcgcacctggactactgttcagtcgtgtggtccggtgccacaaaaaaggacttaggaaaattgcaattggctcagaacagggcagcatggctgccCCTagaatgtacacagagagctaatattaataatatgcatgtcaatctctcctggctcaaagtggaggaaatattgacttcatcactacttgtatttgtgagaggtattgacatgttgaaagcacagagctgtctgtttaaactactaacacacagctcagacacccatgtataccccacaagacatgccaccagaggtctcttcacagtccccaagtccagaacagactatgggaggtacacagtactacatagagccatgactacatggaactctattccacatcaggtaactgatgtaAGCGGTAGAATCGGATTTAAAAAAGAGataaaaaatacaccttatggaacagtgggactgtgaagcaacacaaacaaaggcacagacacatgcatacacacatatgACAaaatacgcactatacacacacgtatacatggattttgtgttgtagatatgtgatagtggaGTATGGGCCTTAGGGCACACAGTCTGTTgcgaattctgtaatgaatgcacactaccgttcaaaagtttggggtcacttagaaatgtccttgtttttaaaaataaaaacaactattttgtccattaaaatagcatcaaattgatcagaaataaggTGTAGATATtgtaaatgttgtaaatgactattgtagctggaaacggctgatttttaatggaatatctacataggtgtacagaggcccattatcagcaaccatcactcctgtgttccaatggcacgttgtgttagctaatccaagtttatcattttaaaaggctaattgatccttagaaaaaccctttgcaattatgttagcacagctgaaaactgttgttctgattaaagaaccAACAAAACGGGACTTCTTTAAACTAgttaagtatctggagcatcaggatttgtgggtttgattacaggctcaaaatggccagaaacaaagaactttcttctgaaactcatcagtctattcttgttctgagaaatgaaggctatttcatgtgagaaattgccaagaaactgaagatctcttacaacgctgtgtactactcccttcacagaacagcgcaaac belongs to Salvelinus namaycush isolate Seneca chromosome 20, SaNama_1.0, whole genome shotgun sequence and includes:
- the LOC120065300 gene encoding arginine-glutamic acid dipeptide repeats protein-like isoform X2 translates to MDDLFSPRRSLNSTQGEIRVGSSHQAKLPELQPRPVFGVQTQTENEELVWMPGVNDCDLLMYLRAARSMAAFAGMCDGGSTEDGCLAASRDDTTLNALNMLHASRYDAAKALQRLVKKPVPKLIEKCWSEDDVKRFIKGLRQYGKNFFRIRKELLPNKKTGELITFYYHWKKTPEAAGTRPYRQHRRQPSSRKAKTRATAATVNTPSQSQSMDISSASEDDLDSEDSEQGTCGHCATTTSKDWQHGGRDNILLCTTCRTYYNKHGRLPPGPKPADPPFMFKPVKEEEEGNGKHGMRTRRSRTPLSSLRSGHKRLTGSPTSEDQQSSSHPSPAPSGASSTSNVSRTSCLEKTDNTKKPGKKIKEEAPLPKSTKRSRESAAQDPEEPERTPTKRTKTLQGEQAECRSEGDGEAEAEGGEVEEESCSDSRSAQDDGSSDTKDIDQDNRSSSPSIPSPRQGNESDSDSSAQHLQGAHQAAAETVSAPAAALAETQTPQIVPPPQVAGSNTSLPPQGTSPSAEPGQVQAQATPSPEPPQSSATSAQAGQSVSYQTSPLHNRPPPPSSHPLAGPSLVPPPLGQAFHPPTPVFQGPLPSPGSLPPTQPLSLHGAPTQCPHPQRPPPHFPREPFFPQALPLTSGPQIKPPPTTPIPPSHKQPPHLSSSLAPPFPQMPSNLPPPPALKPLNSLPNQHPPGAPPPPLQLMPQSLPMQQGLPPQPPVLTQLQNLPGRGSHSHPHSSHPHSSLPSCSAPSALHPVLSASSPSTMGPVPSLQPSFPSLRPSPGNPIVIGGSHVQIKEEPLDECEELESPPPPPRSPSPEPLVVNIASHASQSARFFKHLDRGYNSCSRTDLFFTPLASSKLAKKREEAVERSKREAEHNAREREKDRERERERERQEDKNARASSSSHDSRMSDVQMSGQVHMRSSFEQPPTSVAAVPPYIGPDTPALRTLSEYARPHVMSPTNRNHPFFVSLSPGDPLLAYHMPGLYAAEPSLRERELRNLRERELRERMKPGFEVKPPEMETMHPSANPMEHFARHGALALPHIAGPPHHPFGHFHPVMQNHLERERQALALAGPQMRPELSYAERLTAERLHAERMASVANDPAARLQMLNVTPHHHQHSHIHSHLHLHQQDPLNQDVCYCHPGNGPHPLDPLAPGPRLARFPFPGGPIPNPLLNDLPHDHDMLRHPLFAYAAVAGAGYPRELQGPIPQMSAAHQLQAMHAQSAELQRLAMEQQWLHGHHHLQHGGPLPGQEDYYSRLKKEGDKPS
- the LOC120065300 gene encoding arginine-glutamic acid dipeptide repeats protein-like isoform X4, encoding MDDLFSPRRSLNSTQGEIRVGSSHQAKLPELQPRPVFGVQTQTENEELVWMPGVNDCDLLMYLRAARSMAAFAGMCDGGSTEDGCLAASRDDTTLNALNMLHASRYDAAKALQRLVKKPVPKLIEKCWSEDDVKRFIKGLRQYGKNFFRIRKELLPNKKTGELITFYYHWKKTPEAAGTRPYRQHRRQPSSRKAKTRATAATVNTPSQSQSMDISSASEDDLDSEDSEQGTCGHCATTTSKDWQHGGRDNILLCTTCRTYYNKHGRLPPGPKPADPPFMFKPVKEEEEGNGKHGMRTRRSRTPLSSLRSGHKRLTGSPTSEDQQSSSHPSPAPSGASSTSNVSRTSCLEKTDNTKKPGKKIKEEAPLPKSTKRSRESAAQDPEEPERTPTKRTKTLQGEQAECRSEGDGEAEAEGGEVEEESCSDSRSAQDDGSSDTKDIDQDNRSSSPSIPSPRQGNESDSDSSAQHLQGAHQAAAETVSAPAAALAETQTPQIVPPPQVAGSNTSLPPQGTSPSAEPGQVQAQATPSPEPPQSSATSAQAGQSVSYQTSPLHNRPPPPSSHPLAGPSLVPPPLGQAFHPPTPVFQGPLPSPGSLPPTQPLSLHGAPTQCPHPQRPPPHFPREPFFPQALPLTSGPQIKPPPTTPIPPSHKQPPHLSSSLAPPFPQMPSNLPPPPALKPLNSLPNQHPPGAPPPPLQLMPQSLPMQQGLPPQPPVLTQLQNLPGRGSHSHPHSSHPHSSLPSCSAPSALHPVLSASSPSTMGPVPSLQPSFPSLRPSPGNPIVIGGSHVQIKEEPLDECEELESPPPPPRSPSPEPLVVNIASHASQSARFFKHLDRGYNSCSRTDLFFTPLASSKLAKKREEAVERSKREAEHNAREREKDRERERERERQEDKNARASSSSHDSRMSDVQMSGQVHMRSSFEQPPTSVAAVPPYIGPDTPALRTLSEYARPHVMSPTNRNHPFFVSLSPGDPLLAYHMPGLYAAEPSLRERELRNLRERELRERMKPGFEVKPPEMETMHPSANPMEHFARHGALALPHIAGPPHHPFGHFHPVMQNHLERERQALALAGPQMRPELSYAERLTAERLHAERMASVANDPAARLQMLNVTPHHHQHSHIHSHLHLHQQDPLNQGEGNGPHPLDPLAPGPRLARFPFPGGPIPNPLLNDLPHDHDMLRHPLFAYAAVAGAGYPRELQGPIPQMSAAHQLQAMHAQSAELQRLAMEQQWLHGHHHLQHGGPLPGQEDYYSRLKKEGDKPS
- the LOC120065300 gene encoding arginine-glutamic acid dipeptide repeats protein-like isoform X8 → MPGVNDCDLLMYLRAARSMAAFAGMCDGGSTEDGCLAASRDDTTLNALNMLHASRYDAAKALQRLVKKPVPKLIEKCWSEDDVKRFIKGLRQYGKNFFRIRKELLPNKKTGELITFYYHWKKTPEAAGTRPYRQHRRQPSSRKAKTRATAATVNTPSQSQSMDISSASEDDLDSEDSEQGTCGHCATTTSKDWQHGGRDNILLCTTCRTYYNKHGRLPPGPKPADPPFMFKPVKEEEEGNGKHGMRTRRSRTPLSSLRSGHKRLTGSPTSEDQQSSSHPSPAPSGASSTSNVSRTSCLEKTDNTKKPGKKIKEEAPLPKSTKRSRESAAQDPEEPERTPTKRTKTLQGEQAECRSEGDGEAEAEGGEVEEESCSDSRSAQDDGSSDTKDIDQDNRSSSPSIPSPRQGNESDSDSSAQHLQGAHQAAAETVSAPAAALAETQTPQIVPPPQVAGSNTSLPPQGTSPSAEPGQVQAQATPSPEPPQSSATSAQAGQSVSYQTSPLHNRPPPPSSHPLAGPSLVPPPLGQAFHPPTPVFQGPLPSPGSLPPTQPLSLHGAPTQCPHPQRPPPHFPREPFFPQALPLTSGPQIKPPPTTPIPPSHKQPPHLSSSLAPPFPQMPSNLPPPPALKPLNSLPNQHPPGAPPPPLQLMPQSLPMQQGLPPQPPVLTQLQNLPGRGSHSHPHSSHPHSSLPSCSAPSALHPVLSASSPSTMGPVPSLQPSFPSLRPSPGNPIVIGGSHVQIKEEPLDECEELESPPPPPRSPSPEPLVVNIASHASQSARFFKHLDRGYNSCSRTDLFFTPLASSKLAKKREEAVERSKREAEHNAREREKDRERERERERQEDKNARASSSSHDSRMSDVQMSGQVHMRSSFEQPPTSVAAVPPYIGPDTPALRTLSEYARPHVMSPTNRNHPFFVSLSPGDPLLAYHMPGLYAAEPSLRERELRNLRERELRERMKPGFEVKPPEMETMHPSANPMEHFARHGALALPHIAGPPHHPFGHFHPVMQNHLERERQALALAGPQMRPELSYAERLTAERLHAERMASVANDPAARLQMLNVTPHHHQHSHIHSHLHLHQQDPLNQGEDVCYCHPGNGPHPLDPLAPGPRLARFPFPGGPIPNPLLNDLPHDHDMLRHPLFAYAAVAGAGYPRELQGPIPQMSAAHQLQAMHAQSAELQRLAMEQQWLHGHHHLQHGGPLPGQEDYYSRLKKEGDKPS